The following are encoded in a window of Stieleria sp. JC731 genomic DNA:
- a CDS encoding aldehyde dehydrogenase family protein, with the protein MNFDENLIRSVVAQVLAEVGPMPAASSASTGGQNGVFYDADSAVKAAREAFEQLRERPVADRKRIIDIIRRISIEQCEELGLMEMEETGIGRPEHKIAKLKTLGEQTPGVEFIETKAYSGDHGLAIIERAPFGVIGAITPVTHSLPTITGNAVSMIAGGNTVVVNPHPSGKLVAAEGVRRFNQAIAAEVGIDNLICVIAEPTLESAEALFKHRSVALICVTGGPAVARAALNSGKRAIVAGPGNPPVVVDETADLDLAARSIIAGASYDNNLLCIAEKEVFVVERVFDQMMEAMRRAGAVQLNATQIDALTAKAIVKVGDDQHDAACKDFIGKDASVLAAAANVTVPLDTELLFGETDESHPFVSVEQMMPFVPFVRARDVDHAIAMAKHYEHGFRHTAIIHSRNVHNMTKMGREMDVTLYVKNGPCMASLGLGGEGYLSFSIAGPTGEGVTTPTTFTRERRCSMVDELRVV; encoded by the coding sequence ATGAACTTCGACGAAAATCTCATTCGCAGCGTAGTCGCCCAGGTCTTGGCCGAAGTCGGCCCGATGCCTGCCGCGTCTAGCGCCAGCACCGGTGGTCAGAACGGAGTCTTCTACGACGCGGACTCGGCCGTCAAAGCCGCTCGCGAAGCGTTCGAGCAACTGCGTGAACGTCCCGTCGCCGATCGCAAACGGATCATCGACATCATCCGCCGCATCTCGATCGAGCAATGTGAAGAGCTCGGTCTGATGGAGATGGAAGAAACCGGAATCGGCCGCCCCGAGCATAAAATCGCCAAGCTGAAAACGCTCGGTGAGCAAACGCCGGGTGTCGAGTTCATCGAAACGAAAGCCTACAGCGGTGACCACGGACTGGCAATCATCGAACGCGCGCCCTTTGGTGTCATCGGTGCAATCACCCCCGTCACCCACAGCTTGCCGACGATCACCGGCAACGCGGTCAGCATGATCGCCGGTGGAAACACAGTTGTCGTCAACCCGCACCCATCGGGCAAACTGGTCGCGGCCGAAGGCGTTCGCCGATTCAACCAAGCGATCGCGGCCGAAGTCGGCATCGACAATTTGATCTGTGTGATCGCCGAGCCAACTTTGGAATCGGCCGAAGCTCTTTTCAAGCATCGCAGTGTCGCGTTGATCTGTGTAACCGGCGGCCCCGCCGTGGCACGTGCCGCTTTAAACAGCGGCAAACGAGCCATCGTGGCTGGCCCAGGCAATCCGCCGGTTGTGGTCGACGAGACAGCGGACTTGGATTTGGCAGCCCGGTCGATCATCGCCGGAGCTTCGTACGACAACAACCTGTTGTGCATCGCCGAAAAAGAAGTCTTCGTCGTCGAACGTGTCTTTGACCAGATGATGGAAGCGATGCGACGCGCCGGTGCGGTTCAGTTGAACGCGACACAAATCGACGCGTTGACCGCCAAAGCGATCGTGAAAGTCGGCGACGACCAGCACGACGCGGCCTGCAAAGACTTCATCGGAAAAGACGCCTCGGTGCTTGCCGCTGCGGCCAATGTCACCGTGCCGCTGGATACCGAATTGTTGTTTGGCGAAACCGACGAATCGCACCCCTTCGTCAGTGTCGAACAGATGATGCCGTTCGTCCCCTTCGTGCGTGCACGCGATGTCGATCATGCGATCGCGATGGCCAAGCACTACGAACACGGCTTCCGCCACACCGCGATCATTCACTCACGCAACGTCCACAACATGACCAAGATGGGCCGCGAGATGGACGTCACGCTATACGTCAAAAACGGCCCCTGCATGGCATCGCTGGGCTTGGGCGGCGAAGGCTACCTGTCGTTTTCGATCGCGGGACCGACCGGCGAAGGCGTCACGACACCGACAACGTTTACCCGCGAACGCCGCTGCAGCATGGTCGACGAACTGCGTGTCGTTTGA
- the treZ gene encoding malto-oligosyltrehalose trehalohydrolase: MNVTDRPITQLHRFLGARPHGESTTFRVWAPKAKEVVVEIIDGPSEPMQGNADGYFSVTIKGVAAGARYCYRIDGGPRRPDPASRFQPEGVHGPSEVIDSSFDWTDANWADVDRDDLVIYEAHTGALTAGGTFQAAIDRLPELVDLGVTAIEWMPVAASAGRWNWGYDGVSFFAPADAYGTPDDFRRFVDAAHTAGLAVLLDVVYNHVGPEGNYLNDFGPYFSSKHRTVWGEAPNFDDPKVGDEVRRYFIANAIYWLEEFHLDGLRVDAIHCMADDRDPHVVAEMSDAIKQWSDETGRSALLIAESNVYDPEMLVKRSSGGVGFDAMWCDDFLHSTFAMLRPGEQLTHREYRAMDDLTQTLKYGYVFEGTLRKQRGRKELDSRVDTHGLVYSIQNHDFIGNHPLGVRLHRLASHEAHRAAAALMILSPAIPMLFMGEEFACEAPFCFFVDFGDEHLRQAVVEGRRREYPQHDWDAGVLPTDPEAFLSAKIGASSEGNSETLTWYRKLIQLRKQYRASGLLADKNIEVQIDETNRCFVIRYVQDDQQLSLAVRLSSEAEGPSEFRFDVAGDVIANSLGGDYDGKLQANHAIVFV, from the coding sequence ATGAACGTCACGGACCGACCGATTACCCAGTTGCATCGCTTCTTGGGGGCACGACCCCATGGTGAATCGACAACCTTTCGCGTCTGGGCTCCAAAGGCTAAAGAGGTCGTCGTCGAAATCATTGATGGTCCCAGTGAACCGATGCAAGGAAACGCGGACGGATACTTTTCTGTCACGATCAAGGGCGTTGCTGCGGGGGCACGCTATTGCTACCGCATCGACGGAGGGCCTCGGCGACCAGATCCAGCATCAAGGTTTCAACCTGAAGGCGTTCATGGCCCGAGTGAAGTCATCGACTCATCTTTTGATTGGACGGATGCGAATTGGGCCGACGTCGATCGCGATGACTTGGTCATCTATGAAGCCCACACCGGCGCGCTGACTGCGGGAGGAACCTTTCAAGCTGCAATCGATCGATTGCCCGAATTGGTTGACCTTGGCGTGACGGCGATCGAGTGGATGCCGGTCGCTGCTTCGGCGGGGCGTTGGAATTGGGGTTATGACGGCGTCAGTTTTTTTGCCCCAGCGGATGCTTACGGAACACCGGATGATTTTCGCCGTTTCGTGGACGCGGCTCACACGGCAGGCTTGGCGGTTTTGCTAGATGTTGTCTACAACCATGTCGGACCCGAAGGCAACTATCTCAATGACTTTGGCCCGTACTTTTCATCCAAGCACCGAACCGTCTGGGGCGAAGCACCCAACTTTGATGATCCCAAGGTGGGTGATGAAGTGCGCCGATATTTCATTGCCAACGCGATCTATTGGTTGGAAGAGTTTCATCTCGATGGTCTGCGAGTCGATGCGATCCACTGCATGGCGGATGATCGTGATCCACACGTCGTGGCAGAAATGTCTGACGCGATTAAGCAGTGGTCTGACGAAACGGGAAGGTCAGCTTTATTGATTGCTGAATCGAACGTTTACGATCCTGAGATGTTGGTCAAACGCAGTTCCGGTGGTGTTGGGTTTGACGCGATGTGGTGCGATGATTTTCTCCATAGCACGTTTGCAATGTTGCGACCCGGAGAGCAGTTGACTCACCGTGAGTATCGGGCCATGGACGACCTGACGCAAACACTGAAGTATGGCTATGTGTTTGAAGGGACGTTGCGGAAGCAGCGTGGACGCAAGGAACTGGATTCACGCGTGGACACTCATGGTTTGGTGTACTCCATCCAAAACCATGACTTCATCGGAAACCATCCTCTCGGCGTTCGTCTACATCGTTTGGCTTCTCACGAAGCGCATCGTGCTGCTGCCGCACTGATGATCTTGTCACCGGCGATTCCGATGTTGTTCATGGGTGAGGAGTTCGCTTGTGAAGCACCGTTCTGCTTTTTCGTCGACTTTGGGGACGAGCATCTACGCCAAGCGGTTGTCGAAGGCAGGCGTCGTGAGTACCCGCAACACGACTGGGACGCGGGCGTCTTGCCAACCGACCCAGAAGCGTTTCTCAGTGCGAAAATTGGTGCCTCAAGCGAAGGGAACAGCGAAACGCTCACTTGGTATCGAAAGTTGATCCAACTGCGGAAGCAGTATCGTGCGAGTGGATTGCTGGCAGATAAAAATATCGAGGTCCAAATTGATGAAACGAATCGGTGTTTCGTCATTCGCTATGTCCAAGACGATCAGCAGCTTTCTTTGGCCGTTCGTCTATCGAGTGAAGCTGAAGGGCCGTCGGAGTTCAGATTTGATGTGGCCGGAGACGTTATTGCGAACAGTCTCGGCGGAGACTATGACGGCAAGTTGCAAGCGAACCACGCGATCGTTTTTGTGTAG
- a CDS encoding SDR family NAD(P)-dependent oxidoreductase, with protein MGELAGKRAIVSGASRGIGRGIALELARAGASVAVNYRSNPEEADEVVAECKAMGVEAFKVQADLAEQAAAEAMIDESVEKLGGVDIVVSNAAYSDRHMMLESDMDEFRKTIDVSMWGAFYVVRSGAKHLVRGGNGGNIVVISSPHAHLAMPGAMAYNMAKAANDQMARTAAIELAQHRIRCNIIHPGWIDTPGERKFFSEETLQREGEKLPWKRLGQPTEIGRGVVFLCQPASEYITGSTLTIDGGIQLPWRDMFRIEETAETAQPIDG; from the coding sequence ATGGGTGAGCTAGCTGGAAAGCGTGCGATCGTCAGCGGCGCGTCACGAGGGATCGGACGTGGCATCGCACTTGAATTAGCCCGAGCCGGGGCTTCCGTTGCTGTGAATTATCGGTCCAATCCAGAAGAGGCCGATGAAGTTGTTGCCGAGTGCAAGGCAATGGGTGTCGAGGCATTCAAGGTCCAAGCCGACTTGGCCGAACAGGCTGCTGCCGAAGCGATGATCGATGAATCAGTCGAGAAGCTTGGCGGAGTCGACATCGTCGTGAGCAATGCCGCATACAGCGACCGGCACATGATGCTTGAGTCTGACATGGACGAATTCCGCAAGACGATTGATGTCAGCATGTGGGGCGCGTTCTATGTCGTTCGCTCTGGCGCAAAGCATCTTGTTCGTGGCGGCAACGGCGGCAACATCGTCGTCATCAGCAGCCCTCATGCACATTTGGCGATGCCTGGCGCGATGGCCTACAACATGGCCAAAGCGGCAAACGATCAGATGGCACGCACCGCGGCAATCGAATTGGCTCAGCACCGCATTCGCTGCAACATCATTCACCCCGGCTGGATTGATACGCCCGGCGAACGCAAATTTTTCTCTGAAGAAACATTGCAGCGTGAAGGCGAAAAGTTGCCCTGGAAGCGACTTGGCCAACCCACCGAAATCGGACGCGGCGTTGTTTTCTTGTGCCAACCTGCCAGCGAATACATCACCGGCAGCACGCTCACGATCGACGGCGGAATTCAGCTGCCTTGGCGTGACATGTTCCGTATCGAAGAAACCGCTGAGACGGCTCAGCCAATTGATGGCTGA
- a CDS encoding acetate/propionate family kinase, giving the protein MLVLVANLGSTSFKYRLFEMAEDGALDDIGSANCLARGAVERIGDAQSKCTVQIGDWSDELTMPVPDHGVAVESCLKQLTHPEHGAIKDASEVAAIGFKAVHGGRISGVFVVDDEVLDAMAEMNAAAPAHNPPYIAAMKTLRERFPDLPLVAAFETDFHQTIPAARKEYAIPRKWADEFHIRKWGFHGASHRFIAYRSAEILGRNDARVISCHLGGSSSITAIKNRQSVQTTMGMTPQTGLPQNNRVGDFDPFALPLIIERSGLSLDETLKTLASQGGLLGLSDRSGDIRDIEQSAASGDAKSQLALDVFIEELRRHLGGMLVALGGADAIVFTGGIGENATKIREGVCQGLEELGIRIDSDANQSVKGRGGESGEASFHADDSKTQLWVIPTNEEVVVARQTIHAIKSR; this is encoded by the coding sequence ATGCTCGTCCTGGTTGCAAATTTAGGCTCGACCAGCTTCAAGTATCGGCTTTTCGAAATGGCCGAAGATGGAGCTCTTGACGATATCGGCAGCGCTAATTGTCTCGCACGAGGCGCGGTCGAACGGATCGGTGATGCTCAAAGCAAATGCACCGTCCAGATCGGCGATTGGTCGGACGAACTGACAATGCCCGTCCCCGATCACGGTGTCGCGGTGGAGTCGTGCCTGAAACAACTGACACATCCCGAGCATGGTGCGATCAAGGACGCTTCCGAAGTCGCCGCGATCGGTTTTAAAGCCGTTCACGGTGGACGCATCTCCGGTGTGTTTGTCGTCGACGACGAAGTCCTGGATGCGATGGCCGAAATGAACGCCGCCGCTCCGGCACACAACCCGCCTTACATCGCGGCAATGAAGACGCTTCGCGAGCGATTCCCCGACCTGCCACTGGTCGCCGCTTTCGAAACCGATTTTCACCAAACGATCCCGGCGGCGCGAAAAGAGTACGCGATCCCACGCAAATGGGCTGACGAGTTCCACATTCGCAAGTGGGGCTTCCATGGCGCCAGCCATCGCTTCATCGCTTATCGCAGTGCCGAAATCCTAGGACGAAACGACGCCCGCGTGATCTCCTGCCACCTCGGCGGCAGCAGTTCGATTACGGCGATCAAAAATCGCCAAAGCGTGCAGACTACGATGGGAATGACACCACAAACGGGATTGCCACAAAACAATCGCGTCGGTGACTTCGACCCATTCGCACTGCCACTGATTATCGAACGCTCCGGGTTATCACTGGACGAGACGCTGAAAACGCTTGCCAGCCAAGGCGGACTGCTGGGCCTGAGCGATCGCAGCGGCGACATCCGTGACATCGAACAATCGGCAGCAAGCGGCGACGCGAAATCGCAACTCGCGCTCGACGTGTTCATCGAAGAACTACGACGTCACCTCGGTGGCATGTTGGTCGCACTCGGCGGCGCCGACGCGATCGTGTTCACCGGTGGCATCGGCGAGAACGCGACGAAAATTCGCGAAGGCGTTTGCCAAGGCCTCGAAGAACTGGGCATTCGCATCGACAGCGATGCCAACCAAAGCGTCAAAGGACGCGGCGGCGAAAGCGGTGAAGCTTCGTTCCATGCCGACGATTCGAAGACGCAACTGTGGGTCATCCCCACGAACGAAGAAGTCGTCGTCGCACGACAAACCATTCACGCGATCAAGTCGCGATAG
- a CDS encoding BMC domain-containing protein — MNDAIGLIETKGLLALIEATDAMAKAANVQIVKRVDIGGGLVTTVVSGDVGSVRAAVEAGANAATQAGELLSSHVIPRPAEGIAKAFLS; from the coding sequence ATGAACGACGCAATCGGATTGATTGAAACCAAAGGCTTGTTGGCTCTGATCGAAGCGACCGACGCGATGGCTAAAGCCGCCAACGTACAAATCGTCAAACGGGTCGACATCGGCGGTGGCTTGGTCACCACCGTTGTCAGCGGTGACGTCGGAAGCGTTCGCGCGGCTGTCGAAGCCGGTGCCAATGCAGCCACCCAAGCCGGCGAACTGCTCAGCAGCCACGTGATCCCACGTCCTGCCGAAGGAATCGCAAAGGCTTTTTTGTCCTAG
- a CDS encoding BNR-4 repeat-containing protein yields MMRSTMRLCFSLVLLLSVLLESRSDAQEAVWRADGYKGIWFTLGQYYGKGTDGETYSKRLRNPTFPYGDKYSGGLGTYTAKHVPLAIYSKEADKTFFVYGGTTGPKDRYLLCMISYFDHQTGEVPKPVVVHDKQGVDDPHDNPSLAIDDEGYVWVFVSGRARARPGFKYRSKKPYSIDGFDLISKEELTYPQPHFQPGKGFLHLFTKYTGVRELYWETSEDGVVWTDDKQLAGIRQPGDSRGGHYQTSARNGETVGTFFNRHPNGVVDQRTDVYYAQTKDMGKTWTAADGTVLTTPLREVENPALVIDYAWRKQNVYLKDMSFDKDGNPVLLYVTSGGHEPGPPNDPRQFRLVRFDGQQWHDRVICKTDHNYDMGSLYLSDSVWTVWVPAATGPQPYHGGGEVVMWQSHDQGQSWAQVRQVTAGSLRNHNYVRRPVNAKDPFYAFWGDGDPTKLSESHLYFADSSGEKIWELPYEMDTESAKPKRFNATAKSE; encoded by the coding sequence ATGATGCGATCAACGATGCGGTTATGTTTTTCCTTGGTGCTGTTGCTTTCGGTGCTTCTCGAGTCGCGTTCGGATGCGCAAGAAGCTGTTTGGCGTGCTGATGGCTACAAAGGCATCTGGTTTACGCTCGGTCAGTACTATGGCAAGGGGACCGATGGCGAAACCTATTCAAAACGTCTCCGCAATCCGACGTTTCCCTATGGCGACAAATACTCCGGCGGCCTGGGGACTTATACGGCCAAGCATGTCCCGTTGGCGATCTATAGCAAAGAAGCCGACAAGACATTTTTCGTTTACGGTGGCACAACCGGTCCAAAAGATCGGTATCTGCTGTGCATGATTTCGTACTTTGATCACCAAACTGGTGAAGTCCCCAAGCCTGTCGTCGTGCACGACAAACAAGGCGTCGATGATCCACACGACAACCCAAGCCTGGCGATCGATGACGAGGGTTACGTATGGGTTTTTGTTAGTGGTCGCGCGAGGGCGCGTCCGGGATTTAAGTATCGCAGCAAGAAGCCCTACAGTATTGATGGCTTCGACCTTATCTCGAAAGAAGAACTGACTTATCCACAGCCACACTTCCAGCCCGGCAAAGGATTTTTGCACCTGTTCACAAAGTACACGGGCGTGCGTGAGCTTTACTGGGAGACCAGCGAAGACGGTGTGGTATGGACCGATGACAAACAGCTTGCAGGGATTCGCCAACCCGGTGATTCACGTGGTGGTCACTACCAAACAAGCGCCCGCAATGGTGAAACGGTTGGGACATTTTTCAATCGGCACCCCAACGGAGTGGTCGATCAGCGGACGGACGTGTACTACGCGCAAACCAAGGACATGGGCAAGACTTGGACTGCAGCTGATGGGACCGTATTAACAACACCGCTTCGCGAGGTTGAAAACCCCGCTTTGGTAATCGACTATGCGTGGCGAAAGCAGAATGTTTATCTGAAAGACATGAGCTTTGACAAAGACGGAAATCCGGTCTTGTTGTATGTGACCAGCGGCGGTCACGAGCCTGGACCGCCTAACGATCCAAGGCAGTTTCGGCTGGTTCGATTTGACGGTCAGCAGTGGCACGATCGTGTGATCTGTAAAACGGATCACAACTACGACATGGGTAGTCTGTATCTCAGCGATTCGGTTTGGACAGTGTGGGTGCCAGCCGCGACCGGGCCGCAGCCTTATCATGGCGGTGGCGAAGTTGTGATGTGGCAAAGTCATGACCAAGGACAATCATGGGCACAAGTTCGCCAGGTCACCGCAGGTAGCTTGCGGAATCACAACTATGTTCGCAGACCGGTCAATGCCAAGGATCCGTTCTATGCATTTTGGGGCGATGGCGATCCAACCAAGCTGAGTGAAAGTCACCTCTATTTCGCAGATTCCAGCGGCGAAAAAATTTGGGAGCTTCCTTACGAGATGGACACCGAATCGGCGAAGCCCAAGCGTTTCAACGCCACCGCGAAAAGCGAGTAG
- a CDS encoding DeoR/GlpR family DNA-binding transcription regulator, translating to MIRQTGFSSLGELAESVSVSESTVRRDLELLEQSGDVQRTHGGVFWTGESSTIRAFEGRTDSTWAVKAAIGSVAAELVEENDTILLDGGSTTYELARRLVGRQLQVVTNSLPVAHLLSSSDSIDLVTIGGCVRGRMAVAIGPMADAMLRQINVRLAFLSVAGINERGFFNNNMMLVESEKAMLAAADRVYVVADSTKFGKVSLSHLCGLGDVHGIISDTGLSSAWKNRIEEAGVDLVLADRDAHQDEFEVITDDCPE from the coding sequence TTGATTCGGCAAACCGGGTTCTCCTCCTTGGGCGAACTTGCCGAATCGGTTTCAGTTAGCGAATCAACGGTGCGTCGCGATTTGGAATTACTGGAACAATCCGGCGATGTGCAACGCACACACGGCGGCGTGTTCTGGACGGGCGAGAGTTCAACGATCCGTGCTTTTGAAGGCCGGACCGATTCCACCTGGGCCGTCAAAGCCGCAATCGGATCGGTCGCCGCCGAGCTTGTCGAAGAGAACGACACGATTCTTCTTGACGGCGGAAGCACGACTTACGAACTGGCCAGGCGATTGGTCGGGCGCCAATTACAGGTTGTCACCAACAGCTTGCCAGTTGCCCACCTGCTTTCCAGCAGCGATTCGATCGACTTGGTCACGATCGGAGGCTGTGTCCGCGGCCGAATGGCGGTGGCAATCGGACCGATGGCTGACGCGATGCTTCGGCAAATCAATGTTCGCTTGGCGTTCTTGTCAGTTGCCGGAATCAATGAACGTGGCTTCTTCAACAACAACATGATGTTGGTTGAAAGCGAAAAAGCGATGCTGGCTGCGGCCGATCGCGTCTACGTCGTTGCCGACAGCACCAAGTTTGGCAAAGTCAGCTTGTCCCATTTGTGCGGTTTAGGAGACGTGCACGGGATCATCAGCGATACCGGTTTGTCATCGGCGTGGAAAAACCGGATCGAAGAAGCTGGCGTGGACCTAGTGTTGGCAGACCGCGACGCACACCAAGACGAATTCGAAGTCATCACAGACGACTGCCCCGAATAA
- a CDS encoding BMC domain-containing protein — MAKLNEALGMIETKGFVSLVEAADAMMKAANVEYLGWDKVGSGLVSVFVSGDVAAVKAATDAGAAAAGRIGEVVSVQVIPRPHEDLVKVLKTAMPTAKK, encoded by the coding sequence ATGGCGAAATTGAACGAAGCACTCGGCATGATCGAAACCAAGGGATTCGTCTCCTTGGTCGAAGCCGCCGACGCGATGATGAAAGCGGCAAACGTCGAATACCTTGGCTGGGACAAGGTCGGCAGCGGTCTGGTCAGCGTCTTTGTCAGCGGTGACGTTGCGGCTGTCAAAGCGGCGACCGATGCCGGTGCGGCAGCAGCTGGACGCATCGGCGAAGTCGTCAGCGTTCAGGTCATCCCACGTCCACACGAAGACTTGGTGAAGGTTCTCAAGACTGCGATGCCGACTGCCAAGAAGTAG
- a CDS encoding EutN/CcmL family microcompartment protein gives MFIARVSGSVVSTQKVQSMTGHKLLVVEPYRLEGDKRQSLVTTGRTFIAVDTLGSGEGDFVLITQGSSARLTPETKSLPIDAVIIGIVDQVHIDKLSVYSRD, from the coding sequence ATGTTTATCGCACGCGTTTCCGGATCAGTCGTCAGCACGCAAAAGGTCCAGTCGATGACTGGGCACAAGCTGTTGGTCGTCGAACCGTACCGTCTGGAAGGTGACAAGCGGCAGTCGTTGGTGACCACCGGACGGACTTTCATCGCCGTCGACACGCTGGGCTCGGGCGAAGGCGACTTCGTGCTGATCACCCAAGGTAGCAGCGCCCGTTTGACCCCCGAAACGAAATCGCTGCCCATCGACGCAGTCATCATCGGCATCGTCGACCAAGTCCACATCGACAAGTTGAGCGTTTACTCGCGCGACTGA
- a CDS encoding SseB family protein: MSESFDTQFAGAVEDRDAILMRQMMGQAEFVLLAVTDDDDDDDDGAANVFSTELNGMDLLVAFTSDDAARNFIELRKEQYEDEDEIGGYILGGETLLEYMPPDHGLYLNPDTDSPLVVDLDLLELVQKAQV; encoded by the coding sequence ATGTCCGAATCTTTCGATACGCAATTCGCCGGAGCTGTTGAAGATCGCGACGCGATTTTGATGCGTCAGATGATGGGACAAGCCGAATTCGTTCTCTTGGCAGTGACCGACGACGATGACGACGATGATGATGGTGCGGCGAACGTCTTTAGCACCGAACTCAATGGCATGGACCTGCTGGTCGCCTTCACAAGCGACGATGCGGCGCGAAACTTTATCGAACTTCGCAAAGAGCAATACGAGGACGAAGACGAAATTGGCGGTTACATCCTGGGCGGTGAAACCCTGCTAGAATACATGCCGCCAGATCATGGGTTGTACCTGAACCCCGATACCGACTCGCCACTGGTCGTCGACCTCGATCTATTGGAGTTGGTTCAGAAAGCCCAGGTGTAA
- a CDS encoding REP-associated tyrosine transposase has product MGRDRYRFGEDGFPHFMTSTSVAWLPVFCNPSFAEVIFDSWRFLQRMRQIKIIAFVLMENHLHWIASGPKLAQRVKEFKSYTARTILNLMMQKKYSTLLSELKYFKQAKRKDQEFQFWQEGCHPKLIEDETVMRQKIEYIHNNPLRRGYVEDPIHWRYSSARCYARKTGLLEVCTDW; this is encoded by the coding sequence ATGGGACGTGACCGCTACCGATTTGGTGAAGATGGATTTCCCCATTTTATGACAAGCACCAGTGTCGCCTGGCTCCCCGTGTTCTGTAATCCCTCGTTCGCAGAGGTCATCTTTGACAGCTGGAGATTTCTACAACGGATGCGTCAAATCAAGATTATCGCGTTCGTTTTGATGGAGAACCATCTCCATTGGATCGCGTCAGGCCCAAAACTAGCTCAACGAGTCAAAGAATTTAAATCGTACACGGCCCGAACAATCCTCAATCTGATGATGCAAAAAAAGTACTCGACACTCCTGAGTGAATTGAAGTACTTCAAGCAAGCAAAACGGAAGGATCAAGAATTTCAGTTTTGGCAGGAAGGCTGCCATCCTAAGCTGATCGAAGATGAAACCGTGATGCGGCAAAAGATCGAGTACATCCACAATAACCCGTTGCGACGTGGCTACGTTGAGGACCCAATTCATTGGCGATACTCCAGTGCGAGGTGCTACGCACGTAAAACAGGCCTGCTTGAAGTTTGTACCGATTGGTAG
- the pduL gene encoding phosphate propanoyltransferase, protein MNAIEFDRAHIEALVRQAIRTGGLGGNNPPGWVDGKPNLRVSISARHVHLTDEHVEILFGQGAKLEPEKDLYQDGFYAAKQTVMVVGPRRRMLPNVRVLGPTRGASQVELAFTDSISLGIDAPVRHSGHIDGTPGCVLVGPSGSVQLTQGVIRAARHVHMNFSDAAHFGVENGDMMRLKITSHECTTVFEDVLVRADKAAKLEVHIDTDEGNACHLDGASKVELTKSGCSCEDKH, encoded by the coding sequence ATGAACGCGATTGAATTCGATCGAGCTCACATCGAAGCTCTGGTCCGGCAAGCGATTCGCACCGGCGGACTCGGCGGCAATAATCCGCCCGGATGGGTCGATGGCAAACCGAACCTCCGCGTCAGCATCTCAGCACGCCACGTGCACCTGACCGACGAGCACGTCGAAATCCTGTTCGGCCAAGGTGCCAAACTGGAACCTGAAAAAGACCTGTACCAAGACGGCTTCTATGCCGCGAAGCAAACCGTGATGGTCGTCGGCCCCAGACGCCGAATGCTTCCCAACGTTCGTGTGCTCGGCCCGACTCGCGGTGCCAGCCAAGTTGAATTGGCATTCACCGATTCGATCTCGCTTGGCATCGACGCACCGGTTCGTCACAGCGGACATATCGACGGAACACCAGGCTGTGTCTTGGTCGGCCCGTCCGGCAGCGTCCAACTAACCCAAGGCGTGATCCGCGCCGCTCGACACGTCCACATGAACTTCTCTGACGCCGCACACTTTGGCGTCGAAAATGGTGACATGATGCGACTGAAAATCACCAGTCATGAATGCACCACGGTTTTCGAAGACGTCCTCGTTCGCGCCGACAAAGCGGCGAAACTGGAAGTCCACATCGATACCGACGAAGGCAACGCGTGCCACCTGGACGGCGCCTCGAAAGTCGAACTGACCAAGAGCGGCTGCAGCTGCGAAGACAAACACTAG